In Streptomyces rapamycinicus NRRL 5491, the genomic stretch GTTGTAGTCGATGGCGATCACGTAGTCGAACGAGCCGGACAGGGGCTCGCCTTCGAAGCCCGTACCGCTCGTGGTGAAGCGGGCCGACCGGTCGTAGGGCAGCCGCGTTCCGGGGTCGGCGAGCCGTCCGCCGGCGTCCGTGAGGGTGTGGACGCCGATGGGGGAGCGCAGATCGCCTTCCCGGTGGTCGTCGGTCCAGCCGTGGAGCGCGTTGTGCGCCGCCCGGGCCGCCCCGGCCCGCCACCCGTCCCCGGCGCGCTCGTACAGGACCGCCGTGGACACCGGTGAATTCCGGTCGTGGCCGGTCACCACCAGCACCTGCCGGGACCGGCGCGGCACCTCGGCCCAGGTCATGGGCCCGAGCCCCGGTGGCCGCGAGGGCGCCGGACACGGTGTGCGCCGTGGTGTGCCACGCGATGTGCCATGTGGTGTGCGCATGGTCATGGACCGGCCCCCGGCCTGGATGGAGAGCGACGCGTCAGGCCAAGTGTCGCGCGACGGCTCGAATGATGCCGCCGCTGCCGCTGTTCGGCGCCGAAGCGTCGCTGACCTGCGGTGTTGTCACCCAAGCGGCCATGGGTGCATCCGCCCGGACCCGCCAGTAGAACGCTTGCTCGATTACGCGGGTACGCTGCACATATGGGTGCGTATCTCCAGGGCTCGCTCTTCGACCAGACCGATGACATCGGTCTCGGCTCGCTGCGTGGGACACAACGGGCCGAACTCGGGTCCGG encodes the following:
- a CDS encoding L,D-transpeptidase family protein, whose protein sequence is MTMRTPHGTSRGTPRRTPCPAPSRPPGLGPMTWAEVPRRSRQVLVVTGHDRNSPVSTAVLYERAGDGWRAGAARAAHNALHGWTDDHREGDLRSPIGVHTLTDAGGRLADPGTRLPYDRSARFTTSGTGFEGEPLSGSFDYVIAIDYNRRPGTSPLDRTRPLGPDRGGGIWLHVDHGGPTRGCVSLAEGAMKELLRALDPGREPVVVMGDAASLER